A genomic window from Methanovulcanius yangii includes:
- a CDS encoding HDIG domain-containing metalloprotein, which translates to MTPTSDSSITPLSFLRIAGCSDNVIRHCMAVRDLALRFCERSGADTELVEWGAMLHDIGRARSHGLDHGQLGADMCRSMNIPEEIARIVECHIGAGLTADQCRRDGLKEINCVPSTIEEKIVAHADNLIRGTEEITLEERLRYSKDLPEEIKKRIIALAEEIERYRSE; encoded by the coding sequence GTGACACCGACGTCCGATTCTTCTATCACTCCCCTTTCTTTTCTTCGCATCGCAGGATGCAGTGATAATGTCATTCGCCATTGTATGGCCGTCCGCGACCTCGCCCTCCGGTTCTGCGAACGGTCAGGCGCCGACACAGAACTGGTTGAGTGGGGTGCGATGCTTCATGACATCGGGCGGGCGCGCAGCCATGGTCTCGACCACGGCCAATTGGGAGCGGATATGTGCAGGTCAATGAATATCCCGGAAGAGATTGCCCGAATCGTCGAATGTCATATCGGTGCAGGGTTGACGGCAGACCAATGCCGCAGGGATGGTCTGAAAGAGATCAATTGTGTCCCGTCAACGATTGAGGAGAAGATTGTGGCGCATGCTGACAATCTCATTCGCGGGACGGAAGAGATCACCCTCGAAGAGCGCCTCAGGTACTCCAAAGACCTTCCTGAAGAAATTAAAAAAAGAATCATAGCTCTCGCAGAGGAAATTGAGCGCTATCGTTCGGAATAA
- the ade gene encoding adenine deaminase, producing MRSLLETALGNEAGDIFFTEATLFNPFSCEWEEDVSFVVKNGYVVGFGEYTAASTVSLRGKKVLPGLIDGHVHVESSLLTPVEYARAVLPRGTTTVVADPHEIANVAGTEGFRYMLEERRHTPLDILYMLPSCVPATPLETAGAELNADELASFVGEEGVLGLAEMMNVPGVLAGDEEVWKKLDLCALVDGHCPHLSGSALCAYLLGGIQSDHECTTLAEAREKLRRGMYVMIREGSTERNLSALTPLVRACSVSRVMFATDDRHVDMLVSEGHIDDCIRKAIDGGADAELVYRMATLSPAERFRLDDRGALGPGRLADFCIIDDHDGFQVISTYKRGFLWEDPGYSRRPPLAKPFCCSLPDMGALSLKGSGPARVIDIIEGQILTRSAIEEVEAKSVPDPSRDLLKVIVCDRYRGSGCGVGIVRGLGLMRGAIASSVAHDSHNIVAAGADDHSLLSAVRAVVAADGGMAVAEGDEVALLPLESGGLMSTLPYDEVATRLSEIESRARGLGAIAHPFMYLSFLSLTVIPELRITDRGLFDGNAFCDVPVFFGNSGQGR from the coding sequence ATGCGGTCACTCCTCGAAACCGCCCTTGGAAATGAGGCGGGCGACATCTTTTTTACCGAGGCGACTCTTTTCAATCCTTTCTCATGTGAGTGGGAGGAGGATGTGTCATTTGTCGTAAAGAACGGATATGTCGTAGGCTTTGGCGAGTACACCGCAGCATCGACGGTCAGTCTCAGGGGTAAGAAAGTTCTTCCCGGGCTTATCGACGGACATGTCCATGTCGAAAGCTCGCTTCTCACCCCCGTCGAATATGCAAGAGCCGTCCTGCCGCGGGGTACGACGACCGTCGTCGCCGATCCGCATGAGATTGCCAATGTCGCGGGGACGGAGGGTTTCAGATATATGCTGGAGGAACGCCGGCACACCCCACTCGACATCCTGTATATGCTTCCGTCCTGTGTCCCCGCCACCCCCCTTGAAACGGCGGGAGCAGAGCTGAATGCCGACGAACTCGCCTCATTTGTCGGAGAGGAAGGCGTTCTTGGCCTTGCTGAGATGATGAACGTACCGGGCGTCCTTGCCGGTGACGAAGAGGTGTGGAAAAAACTGGACCTGTGCGCCCTCGTGGACGGGCACTGTCCACATCTCTCCGGTTCTGCCCTCTGTGCCTATCTCCTCGGTGGAATTCAGAGCGACCATGAATGCACCACCCTGGCAGAGGCCCGGGAAAAGCTTCGGCGAGGTATGTACGTGATGATCCGCGAAGGCTCAACCGAGAGAAACCTCTCCGCCCTCACCCCGCTGGTGCGTGCCTGCAGCGTCTCCCGGGTCATGTTTGCAACGGATGACCGGCATGTTGACATGCTGGTCTCGGAGGGCCATATAGACGACTGCATCCGCAAGGCAATCGATGGGGGGGCGGATGCAGAGCTCGTCTACCGTATGGCCACTCTCTCTCCCGCCGAGCGATTCCGTCTTGACGACCGCGGAGCTCTTGGCCCGGGGAGACTTGCGGACTTCTGTATAATCGATGATCACGACGGGTTTCAGGTCATCTCTACCTATAAACGCGGCTTTCTATGGGAAGACCCGGGATATTCCAGACGTCCCCCGCTTGCAAAGCCATTTTGCTGTTCCCTGCCGGACATGGGCGCCCTTTCCCTCAAAGGTTCCGGGCCTGCACGGGTCATTGACATCATCGAGGGGCAGATCCTTACCCGCTCAGCGATCGAGGAGGTGGAGGCAAAAAGCGTTCCCGACCCCTCGAGAGATTTATTGAAGGTCATCGTATGCGACCGGTACCGGGGTTCCGGGTGCGGTGTCGGTATCGTCCGCGGCCTTGGCCTGATGAGAGGAGCGATTGCATCGAGCGTCGCACATGATTCTCATAATATTGTTGCTGCGGGGGCGGATGACCATTCCCTCCTGAGTGCCGTTCGCGCGGTCGTGGCGGCAGACGGCGGGATGGCGGTCGCCGAGGGGGACGAGGTCGCCCTGCTTCCCCTGGAGAGCGGAGGGCTGATGTCCACCCTTCCATATGATGAGGTGGCGACCCGATTGTCGGAGATTGAAAGCCGTGCCCGTGGCCTGGGAGCCATTGCCCATCCCTTCATGTATCTATCTTTTCTGTCCCTGACGGTTATTCCGGAACTGCGAATCACAGACCGTGGTCTCTTTGATGGAAATGCCTTCTGTGATGTCCCGGTTTTTTTTGGGAATAGCGGACAGGGTAGGTAA
- a CDS encoding transcription factor gives MVTAEEAIQNEAVRAYLMRMIGEAGLALVEDFGFEIEKTDEELAEETGINLNTVRNTLYTLYGKRLAEYRREKNQETGWLTYKWKLRLDRIDDAITEDMEEVLEKLQARERYEDENDFYICKNCGIVYTFDEALLREFTCSCDTPMDHFDNELILQALKRRVEQMKASLGKV, from the coding sequence ATGGTAACGGCGGAAGAGGCAATACAAAACGAGGCGGTTCGCGCATATCTTATGCGTATGATAGGGGAAGCAGGGCTTGCACTGGTGGAAGACTTTGGATTTGAGATAGAGAAAACGGATGAAGAGCTCGCCGAAGAGACGGGGATCAATCTCAACACCGTCAGGAACACTCTCTATACACTCTATGGGAAACGCCTTGCCGAATACCGGAGGGAGAAAAACCAGGAGACCGGCTGGCTCACCTACAAGTGGAAGCTCAGGCTGGACCGCATCGATGATGCCATCACCGAGGATATGGAAGAGGTGCTGGAGAAACTCCAGGCCCGCGAACGCTATGAAGACGAGAACGATTTCTACATCTGCAAAAACTGCGGGATCGTCTACACCTTCGATGAGGCACTGCTTCGGGAGTTCACCTGTTCGTGTGACACACCGATGGACCACTTTGACAACGAACTCATCCTGCAGGCACTGAAACGGCGTGTCGAACAGATGAAGGCCTCGCTGGGTAAAGTGTGA
- a CDS encoding tRNA (cytidine(56)-2'-O)-methyltransferase, whose translation MPDEVAVLRLGHRPERDQRVTTHVGLTARALGCKGMYLAANDPGVKKSIEDVAERWGGEFFVVNDVSWRRCIHDWKDAGGIVVHLTMYGLRMTDVEADIRASGKILIVVGAEKVPSDIYSLADYNLSVTTQPHSEISSLALILDHIFEGAELNREYPDAQMKIIPTACGKRFEE comes from the coding sequence ATGCCTGACGAGGTCGCAGTACTTCGTCTGGGTCACCGCCCCGAACGGGACCAGAGAGTGACGACACACGTGGGACTGACCGCCCGGGCCCTCGGGTGCAAAGGGATGTATCTCGCAGCCAATGATCCGGGAGTCAAAAAATCCATTGAGGATGTGGCGGAGAGATGGGGGGGAGAGTTCTTTGTCGTAAATGACGTCTCATGGCGGCGCTGCATACATGATTGGAAAGATGCCGGCGGCATCGTTGTTCACCTGACCATGTACGGTCTGCGGATGACGGACGTGGAGGCCGACATCCGGGCATCCGGAAAGATTCTCATAGTCGTCGGCGCGGAAAAAGTCCCCTCGGACATCTACTCGCTTGCCGATTACAATCTCTCGGTCACCACCCAGCCGCATTCGGAGATCTCGAGCCTCGCCCTTATCCTCGACCATATCTTCGAAGGCGCAGAGCTCAACCGCGAATATCCGGATGCGCAGATGAAGATCATCCCTACGGCATGCGGCAAGAGGTTTGAGGAGTGA
- a CDS encoding HAD family hydrolase has translation MNAIPEPLPPCILFDMDNTLYDFFHAKNAACARVADLAGVGSGAELFRYFLNGTHGFEHHHNIRDYLSDHGVFSESLYIKGCRVYEEEKVASLHLYPGVKETIHALHERGVKLAIVTDAESPQAETRMQAIGLRQYFDTVVTPDISGKRKPNPDTFLTALDHLGETPGVSWVVGDSPKREIEPGNALGMKTIYARYGDWIGIPYPQIVPNYSIQSFTEIKTIFGLE, from the coding sequence ATGAACGCCATCCCGGAACCACTCCCCCCGTGCATTCTCTTTGACATGGATAACACACTGTATGACTTTTTCCACGCAAAAAATGCGGCGTGTGCAAGGGTCGCAGATCTTGCAGGAGTAGGTTCCGGTGCAGAACTCTTCAGATATTTTCTGAACGGGACTCACGGGTTTGAGCATCACCACAATATCCGTGATTATCTCTCAGACCACGGAGTATTTTCCGAGAGCCTGTACATTAAGGGGTGTCGGGTTTATGAAGAAGAAAAGGTTGCATCACTCCATCTGTACCCCGGGGTTAAAGAGACCATCCACGCCCTCCATGAAAGGGGGGTGAAGCTTGCAATCGTCACCGATGCGGAAAGTCCGCAGGCGGAGACGCGTATGCAGGCAATTGGCCTTCGTCAGTACTTTGATACGGTGGTCACCCCGGATATCTCGGGAAAGAGAAAACCGAATCCGGATACCTTTCTGACGGCACTCGACCACCTCGGGGAGACGCCCGGGGTCAGCTGGGTCGTCGGGGACAGCCCAAAGAGAGAGATCGAACCTGGAAATGCCCTGGGAATGAAAACCATCTATGCCAGGTACGGCGACTGGATCGGCATTCCGTATCCCCAGATTGTCCCGAATTATTCCATTCAGTCATTTACCGAGATCAAAACGATCTTCGGGCTGGAGTGA
- a CDS encoding MarR family transcriptional regulator, whose amino-acid sequence MREEETDWALYHKIQAAQSITCEQLVTDSGLPEEIIAASLQRMERGHLIRQTPEGIRLLSLQEMLFSCRLANTMKDTPFVLENGVIRVKKNGDDSDA is encoded by the coding sequence GTGCGAGAAGAGGAAACAGACTGGGCGCTGTACCATAAAATTCAGGCGGCCCAGAGTATCACCTGCGAGCAGCTGGTCACAGATTCCGGCCTCCCGGAAGAGATTATTGCTGCCTCACTGCAGCGGATGGAACGCGGTCATCTCATCCGGCAGACACCGGAAGGCATACGCCTCTTATCGCTGCAGGAGATGCTATTCTCCTGCAGGTTGGCAAATACCATGAAAGATACCCCTTTTGTTCTGGAAAACGGCGTAATAAGAGTAAAAAAGAATGGTGATGACTCCGATGCCTGA
- a CDS encoding regulator of amino acid metabolism, contains ACT domain protein: MWATILEQFSDSPSQSQVVRFLLENGLGINERGRVTINGIEIPATHLSKAIGTDRRVVDATVKRILSMEKFAEIFLNMQATPDLSRVAESLGLTVITVLPKDAGQKGIVGAAVAVLTGHDIGIRQIFVTDPHLSEDPKLVIIVEDPLPPEVFKELRDLSQVRKLIL; this comes from the coding sequence ATGTGGGCGACAATTCTCGAGCAGTTCAGCGATTCTCCTTCACAGTCACAGGTGGTCCGGTTTCTCCTTGAAAACGGGTTGGGTATCAACGAACGGGGGAGAGTGACGATAAACGGCATCGAGATCCCTGCGACCCATCTCTCAAAGGCCATCGGAACGGATCGAAGAGTGGTTGACGCAACGGTCAAACGTATTCTTTCGATGGAGAAATTTGCGGAGATCTTTCTGAATATGCAGGCGACGCCTGACCTGTCACGGGTTGCCGAATCCCTGGGTCTGACGGTCATTACCGTCCTTCCGAAGGATGCCGGACAGAAAGGGATAGTCGGTGCCGCTGTTGCGGTGCTCACCGGCCACGACATCGGCATACGGCAAATATTTGTCACCGATCCCCATCTCTCCGAGGATCCGAAACTCGTGATCATCGTGGAAGATCCCCTGCCGCCCGAGGTCTTCAAGGAGCTTCGGGATCTCAGTCAGGTGAGAAAACTGATTCTCTGA
- a CDS encoding heparan-alpha-glucosaminide N-acetyltransferase yields MKYFSHSPQGRYPEIDTARGIAILMMVTFHLLFDLNYFGVMDIEVSSGFWRIFAIICASLFVFLVGLSLSISKDRAIAKGISGQKLWKKYLMRGGGLLLMGLGITAITYLAIGDGFILFGILHLIGTSIMLSPLFFRFGKGNIYLGCSLFIFSILLAGITGPIWLAWLGFHPAHFYSIDYEPLIPWFGLVLVGLGAGSYLYPEGKPRWSADIRTGPISGFLALAGRHSLLIYLVHQPVIIGLMMATGLLDPGLLF; encoded by the coding sequence ATGAAATATTTTTCCCATAGTCCACAGGGCCGATACCCTGAGATTGATACTGCACGCGGCATCGCCATCCTGATGATGGTCACCTTCCATCTGCTCTTTGATCTGAACTATTTCGGGGTCATGGACATTGAAGTATCCTCAGGATTCTGGCGGATCTTCGCGATTATTTGCGCATCACTCTTCGTTTTTCTCGTTGGCCTGTCATTGTCCATATCCAAGGACCGGGCGATTGCGAAAGGTATCAGCGGGCAGAAACTGTGGAAAAAATACCTGATGCGCGGAGGCGGTCTCCTCCTCATGGGTTTGGGAATTACTGCCATCACTTACCTTGCCATCGGAGACGGTTTCATCCTTTTCGGCATCCTCCATCTCATCGGGACATCGATCATGCTTTCCCCCCTTTTCTTCCGCTTTGGAAAGGGCAACATCTACCTGGGATGCTCGCTTTTCATTTTTTCGATTCTGCTGGCGGGCATAACCGGGCCGATCTGGCTTGCCTGGCTCGGATTTCACCCGGCTCATTTTTATTCCATCGACTATGAACCGCTCATCCCGTGGTTTGGCCTCGTCCTTGTCGGACTCGGTGCAGGTTCGTACCTCTACCCGGAGGGAAAACCGCGGTGGTCAGCCGACATCCGCACCGGCCCGATTTCCGGATTTCTGGCCCTCGCCGGCAGGCACTCCCTGCTGATATATCTCGTCCACCAGCCCGTGATTATTGGTCTAATGATGGCAACAGGCCTCCTGGACCCCGGTTTGCTGTTCTAG
- a CDS encoding ATP-grasp domain-containing protein, which translates to MKGTVLIAGFATRHVVQSAWRAGYEVCAIDHFCDQDLTWYAKEWSIFEELDQIPSLIEDYINRYPIDAIITTSGAETIAGDPRFCGTPPDIAGRFLDKSRIQEFFLETGIPAPAVLPEGVYPAFIKPLNGAGGWRNSLVRTEAEEEAWRELWPDDPYIRQTPISGTPCSVSCIANGTEARAIAVNEQFMRGGDGERAFGFAGACTPFATEETEALADIAERIVTASGCVGSVGVDFIVSEDGIYAIEINPRFQATLDIVEESLARSVFDLHLDACRGRIPPVRPLPAGYVARTILFADHDLRVGDDLKHLAPAVADIPWKGTEIEEGSAVISVYGRGSSRDEALSLLDKTITQVREYMSRW; encoded by the coding sequence GTGAAGGGGACAGTCCTCATCGCAGGATTTGCCACGCGCCACGTCGTCCAGTCCGCATGGCGTGCAGGGTACGAGGTCTGTGCCATCGACCATTTCTGCGATCAGGATCTCACCTGGTACGCAAAGGAATGGTCCATATTTGAAGAACTCGACCAGATCCCCTCCCTTATTGAGGATTATATCAACCGCTATCCCATTGATGCGATTATCACCACATCCGGAGCAGAAACCATTGCCGGCGACCCCAGGTTCTGCGGTACGCCACCGGATATCGCCGGCCGTTTCCTCGACAAATCACGGATACAGGAATTTTTCCTCGAAACGGGCATCCCAGCCCCCGCGGTTCTGCCCGAAGGCGTCTACCCTGCCTTCATCAAACCGCTGAACGGAGCAGGGGGCTGGAGAAACAGTCTGGTCCGCACGGAGGCAGAGGAGGAGGCCTGGCGGGAACTCTGGCCGGACGACCCGTATATCCGGCAGACCCCCATTTCCGGAACCCCCTGTAGTGTATCCTGCATCGCAAACGGCACGGAGGCACGCGCGATCGCAGTGAACGAACAGTTCATGCGGGGGGGAGACGGTGAGCGTGCCTTCGGGTTTGCCGGTGCCTGTACCCCCTTCGCCACGGAGGAAACGGAGGCTCTCGCAGATATTGCGGAACGGATTGTCACGGCGAGCGGCTGTGTCGGATCAGTAGGAGTTGACTTCATCGTCTCGGAGGACGGGATATACGCCATCGAAATTAACCCGCGGTTCCAGGCGACTCTCGATATCGTTGAAGAGTCGCTCGCCAGAAGTGTCTTTGATCTCCACCTCGATGCCTGCAGGGGAAGGATCCCTCCCGTGCGTCCGTTGCCAGCCGGGTATGTCGCACGAACCATTCTCTTTGCCGACCATGACCTGAGAGTCGGGGATGACCTGAAACACCTCGCACCGGCAGTTGCCGATATCCCCTGGAAAGGAACGGAGATCGAGGAGGGAAGCGCAGTGATCAGCGTCTACGGCAGAGGCTCCTCACGGGACGAGGCGCTCAGCCTGTTGGATAAGACTATTACACAAGTACGTGAATATATGAGCAGATGGTAA
- a CDS encoding TspO/MBR family protein, which yields MGTFVDSSRSLLLLAGCIICTNVAGVLGSFVTETGPGSWYAEELVKPWFLPPPLAFPVVWTTLYILMGIALYLVLRKGFEDGHVRVAGGIFGVQLALNIAWSYAFFGMQSPLAGLFVICALWGAIVASIWSFYRIDRVAAYLLVPYIVWVSFAAIINAAIYLLN from the coding sequence ATGGGAACATTCGTGGACTCCTCCCGTTCTCTTCTCCTCCTTGCCGGATGCATCATTTGCACGAATGTAGCCGGTGTCCTCGGTTCATTTGTGACTGAAACCGGCCCCGGGTCATGGTATGCCGAAGAGCTCGTGAAACCATGGTTTCTTCCCCCGCCTCTTGCATTTCCTGTCGTCTGGACGACTCTTTATATTCTCATGGGGATCGCCTTGTACCTTGTTCTGAGAAAGGGGTTTGAGGATGGTCATGTCCGGGTGGCCGGGGGAATATTTGGCGTTCAGCTGGCTCTCAACATCGCATGGTCATACGCATTCTTCGGTATGCAGAGCCCCCTTGCGGGGTTGTTTGTCATTTGCGCCCTGTGGGGTGCAATCGTCGCGTCGATATGGTCGTTTTACCGGATAGACAGGGTCGCCGCCTATCTCCTCGTGCCATACATTGTATGGGTCTCCTTTGCCGCAATCATTAATGCGGCCATATATCTCCTCAATTAA
- a CDS encoding GTP-binding protein, with product MGTDKIKIVIFGAYNAGKSSFIRSIDPQARNVDTKAGDVPTTVALDFGRVIVGGKKIYLFGTPGQERFEFVREILSRGMHGAIVIVDTTREPDDMTRSLCTALSVGTIPYAVFLNKCDHALSSPQRYVEISSGAFTSTMSALTGENALESLQGFIEECF from the coding sequence ATGGGGACGGACAAAATAAAAATCGTCATATTTGGGGCGTATAATGCGGGAAAATCCTCATTCATTCGTTCGATTGATCCTCAGGCACGCAATGTCGATACCAAGGCAGGCGATGTACCGACGACGGTCGCTCTCGACTTTGGAAGGGTGATCGTCGGGGGGAAAAAAATCTATCTCTTCGGAACCCCCGGACAGGAACGGTTTGAATTCGTCCGTGAGATTCTCTCCCGGGGTATGCATGGCGCAATCGTCATCGTGGATACCACCCGGGAACCGGATGATATGACCCGTTCGTTATGTACCGCATTGTCCGTCGGGACTATTCCCTATGCGGTATTTCTGAACAAATGTGATCATGCCTTGTCGTCACCCCAGCGGTACGTGGAGATTTCCTCCGGCGCCTTCACATCGACGATGTCAGCGCTGACGGGTGAAAACGCCTTAGAGTCACTTCAGGGATTTATCGAGGAGTGCTTCTGA
- a CDS encoding ATP-binding protein — MAGYKEKKEEREETFFPIPADVAVGDAIASLTGTPIFIIDREGLIQYANRASQDSFGFREDEAGSYAHISDILHEDDLIQVLHYHTLRRDRNAVVPDRYIARILDRYGRYPEYLLQATYLPDHEETLIAAMRVSDVADAKLPLQNDEMKEYVRYLDSLPDGVVVTRNDEISYMNAAAALMLGSRGKYRESGEGGVILSDGPDLSGFLDRLRRAGSNRSADMRSVEDVLTTADGKQIDVEIISVPVVIDGKEGNELIIHDISRQKRTQAEISTRNKQLQIINELIRAANSVDTLEGMLEEMIERVVSLMQFDLGWVYLRNPEAKYARLIAPLGVPQPFIERHGRQNTRDFPYNLVFFATQPHYVENLPGRPPGPIDTKILEDLDALCYAGIPLISDSVVVGGLYVGRREQWSFAQFEKETLELLGREIGGSVLRAMLQERLEDAYSDASLYLDIMLHDIKNANAAILGYSRHLREIYHPEGSQYADKVLWHTHHITDILNNVTTIRRITEVPGEMTAINLDALIAAEISQYPDADITFRKTGCYVWADSLLSDVFANLIRNSIKHGGPGVRIWIYGEESDHEISISIEDDGPGIPDEKKSRIFSYFQENLNESGGRGLGLHITRLLVRRYGGKIRPEDRINGRPEEGLSIRFTLQVYDEDERAERKDLSLF; from the coding sequence ATGGCCGGATATAAGGAAAAAAAAGAAGAGCGTGAAGAAACGTTCTTTCCGATTCCTGCCGATGTTGCGGTAGGGGATGCCATCGCTTCATTGACAGGGACTCCTATTTTTATCATCGACAGGGAAGGTCTGATACAGTATGCCAACCGTGCCAGCCAGGATTCCTTCGGTTTCAGAGAGGACGAGGCTGGTTCATACGCGCATATCTCGGATATTCTGCACGAGGACGACCTGATTCAGGTCCTCCATTATCATACCCTGCGACGGGACAGGAATGCGGTCGTCCCTGACCGGTATATCGCGCGGATTCTTGATCGATATGGGAGATATCCTGAATATCTCCTTCAGGCTACCTACCTGCCAGACCATGAGGAAACGCTCATAGCTGCGATGAGGGTATCCGACGTCGCAGACGCAAAGTTGCCTCTCCAGAATGACGAAATGAAGGAATATGTCCGGTATCTCGACAGCCTCCCCGATGGCGTGGTTGTCACCAGGAATGATGAAATATCCTACATGAATGCTGCCGCCGCCCTGATGCTTGGTTCCAGGGGGAAATATCGGGAGAGTGGTGAGGGGGGGGTAATACTTTCGGATGGGCCTGATTTATCCGGTTTTTTGGATCGTCTCAGACGGGCTGGTTCAAATCGTTCAGCTGACATGCGGAGCGTTGAGGATGTACTCACCACGGCGGACGGAAAACAGATTGATGTCGAAATTATCTCGGTTCCGGTTGTTATTGACGGAAAAGAGGGCAACGAGCTGATAATTCATGATATCAGCAGGCAAAAGCGAACCCAGGCCGAAATATCCACACGCAACAAACAGCTGCAGATTATCAACGAACTGATACGGGCAGCAAATTCCGTGGATACGCTCGAGGGAATGCTCGAAGAGATGATTGAGCGTGTGGTAAGTCTTATGCAGTTTGATCTTGGCTGGGTCTACCTGCGCAATCCCGAAGCAAAGTATGCACGGCTCATCGCGCCGCTGGGGGTGCCGCAGCCTTTTATCGAGCGTCATGGACGGCAGAATACCCGCGATTTCCCTTATAATCTTGTATTCTTTGCAACACAGCCGCATTACGTGGAGAATCTTCCCGGACGGCCTCCGGGGCCGATAGATACCAAAATCCTTGAGGATCTCGATGCGCTGTGTTACGCGGGCATTCCGCTCATCTCCGATTCTGTTGTCGTCGGGGGCCTTTATGTCGGCCGCAGGGAGCAGTGGTCCTTTGCGCAGTTTGAAAAAGAGACGCTCGAGCTTCTTGGCCGCGAGATCGGTGGTTCGGTTCTCAGGGCAATGCTCCAGGAACGTCTCGAGGATGCCTACAGTGATGCGAGTCTCTATCTTGACATCATGCTTCATGATATCAAAAATGCCAATGCCGCTATCCTTGGCTACTCCCGTCATCTCAGGGAAATTTACCATCCGGAAGGTTCACAGTATGCGGACAAGGTACTCTGGCACACGCATCATATCACCGACATTCTCAATAATGTGACCACCATCAGGCGTATCACGGAAGTGCCGGGGGAGATGACCGCCATCAACCTCGATGCTCTTATCGCAGCCGAGATCTCGCAATATCCGGATGCAGATATCACTTTCAGGAAGACCGGCTGTTATGTCTGGGCTGACAGTCTCCTCTCCGATGTCTTCGCGAATCTCATACGAAACAGTATCAAACATGGCGGTCCGGGAGTCCGGATTTGGATTTATGGCGAGGAGTCCGATCATGAGATTTCAATATCCATTGAGGACGACGGTCCGGGGATCCCCGATGAAAAAAAATCACGCATTTTCTCTTATTTCCAGGAGAATCTGAACGAGTCCGGTGGACGCGGCCTCGGACTGCACATTACCCGTCTCCTTGTCCGCCGGTATGGCGGCAAAATTCGTCCCGAGGATCGTATCAACGGAAGGCCGGAAGAAGGCCTTTCTATCCGGTTTACGCTTCAGGTGTACGATGAGGACGAGAGGGCGGAACGAAAGGATCTGTCGCTGTTCTGA